The proteins below come from a single Acanthopagrus latus isolate v.2019 chromosome 4, fAcaLat1.1, whole genome shotgun sequence genomic window:
- the LOC119018661 gene encoding zinc finger protein 395-like, whose amino-acid sequence MLPKTRLGKRSPLGALVSSTCPAAGQVTGDTGVTMETAAGHLTASRVKGHPGLKVYFQCGGAGEASGVIDQPDLMQSDASVWPSSHLSSCSRSVSSCIDVPRSQRSPHEVDMDELMAAMVLSSLSCSPLLHSPAHQDTTAPLMDCGGGELCGGGELSDGGSSGYWSIGHGNGSPAPSPPIADATVSPTTPSDEGLDMELEQVLFDEPAPRRRRNSVKAAYRCLWPSCGKVLTSVVGIKRHIRTTHLCRGGEHERCSRSEEDFYYTEISQWEEQQQSPPLPLLCSPAPTSPTSSSPSSPPSPPPPSPPSPPSSPSPTCSALSRSAPSSSGASWQVQSEHSYQAPPPSHVTSAAAPLNTPTCRPMAPPTSCLRQGLAFRVRSVSVGEQWLQHQSVSCRRIRGEAKKCRKVYGIEHRDQWCTACRWKKACQRFLD is encoded by the exons ATGTTACCAAAGACACGTCTGGGGAAGCGTTCTCCTCTCGGGGCGCTGGTGAGCTCCACCTGCCCGGCAGCAGGCCAGGTGACGGGTGACACCGGCGTCACCatggaaacagcagcaggacatcTGACAGCCAGCAGAGTCAAAGGTCACCCCGGGCTGAAG GTGTACTTTCAgtgtggaggagcaggtgaagCTTCAGGTGTGATCGATCAGCCTGACCTCATGCAGAGTGACGCTTCTGTCTGGCCttcatctcatctctcctcctgcagcagatctgtctcctcctgcatcGACGTCCCCAGAAG TCAGAGGAGTCCACACGAGGTGGACATGGACGAGCTGATGGCAGCGATGGTTCTCAGCAGTTTGTCCTGCAGCCCTCTGCTGCACAGCCCCGCCCACCAGGACACCACAG ctcctctgatggACTGTGGCGGTGGCGAGCTCTGTGGCGGCGGCGAGCTCTCTGACGGCGGCAGCAGCGGTTACTGGAGCATCGGCCACGGCAACGGCAGCCCGGCTCCCTCTCCACCAATCGCGGATGCCACTGTCAGCCCGACCACGCCCTCTGATGAAGGGCTGGACATGGAGCTGGAGCAGGTGCTGTTCGATGAGCCGGCGCCGCGGAGACGAAGG AACTCGGTGAAGGCGGCGTACAGGTGTCTGTGGCCGAGCTGCGGGAAGGTCCTGACGTCAGTGGTGGGAATCAAACGTCACATCCGGACAACACACCTGTG CCGCGGCGGAGAACACGAGCGTTGTTCTCGCAGCGAGGAGGATTTCTACTACACTGAGATCAGCCAatgggaggagcagcagcagtctcctccccttcctctcctctgcagccccgcccccacctcccccacctcctcctccccctcctcacctcccagccctcctcctccctcccctccctccccaccgtCTTCCCCGTCTCCAACCTGCAGCGCTCTGAGTCgctccgccccctcctcctcaggcGCCTCTTGGCAGGTCCAATCAGAGCACTCCTACCAG gCTCCACCCCCCAGTCatgtgacatcagcagcagcaccgttGAACACACCCACCTGTCGTCCGATGGCTCCGCCCACCAGCTGCCTCAGACAG ggtTTGGCGTTTCGGGTGCGTTCGGTCAGCGTAGGCGAGCAGTGGCTGCAGCATCAGAGCGTCTCCTGCAG gagGATTCGAGGTGAAGCCAAAAAATGCCGGAAGGTGTACGGCATCGAGCACCGAGACCAGTGGTGCACGGCCTGCCGCTGGAAGAAAGCCTGCCAACGCTTCCTGGACTGA